A region of Nocardioides alkalitolerans DNA encodes the following proteins:
- a CDS encoding TIGR03086 family metal-binding protein gives MSEPTVPPLPTVPSSAAAIRTDHLARAERFAGVLDGADGRWDRPSPCAGWDARAVVQHVIDTQRELLERHGLPVPVAPDLGSRPRCDVAGAWRAHVAATAGVLTDEVLDRTYDGFFGPTTIGATLRDFYTWDLLVHGWDVARATGQPYAISDADAIRHDAAANAWGDALYAEGVCAAAVPVPDDASPGDRLLGRLGRDPGWTAA, from the coding sequence ATGAGCGAGCCCACCGTTCCCCCGCTGCCCACCGTCCCCTCGTCGGCCGCCGCGATCCGGACCGACCACCTCGCGCGCGCCGAGCGGTTCGCCGGCGTGCTCGACGGCGCCGACGGGCGGTGGGACCGCCCCAGCCCCTGCGCGGGATGGGACGCGCGGGCCGTCGTGCAGCACGTCATCGACACGCAGCGAGAGCTCCTGGAACGGCACGGGCTCCCGGTCCCCGTCGCTCCCGACCTGGGCAGCCGACCCCGGTGCGACGTCGCCGGCGCGTGGCGCGCGCACGTCGCCGCCACGGCGGGCGTGCTCACGGACGAGGTGCTGGACCGCACGTACGACGGCTTCTTCGGGCCCACGACGATCGGCGCCACCCTGCGCGACTTCTACACGTGGGACCTGCTCGTCCACGGCTGGGACGTCGCGCGGGCCACGGGCCAGCCCTACGCGATCTCCGACGCGGACGCGATCAGGCACGACGCGGCGGCGAACGCGTGGGGCGACGCCCTGTACGCCGAGGGCGTCTGCGCCGCGGCGGTGCCCGTGCCGGACGACGCGAGCCCCGGCGACCGGCTGCTCGGCCGCCTCGGCCGCGACCCGGGGTGGACCGCGGCCTGA
- a CDS encoding AraC family transcriptional regulator yields MADDGEAQPLQELVGPVDRAHLTGLSRPSPPLHRYAPSPDLVDLVERYWIPVWSLAAPSTQRTLQHPVCLLVVSNDYARFYGPTRGLSSVTLSGEGYAAGVMLTPAAGRLLLDRPVASVTDVHLDLDALTTLDGAALTGEVRRAMDAGPSAPESHAAAIAAYERRLRTFLPVDEQGLLVNHLVAWLREHPEVTRVDEVAEAVGLGERALHRLTTDRLGLSPKWLVQRRRLHDAVLALKAGTRSLAGLAAELGYTDQAHFTRDFRTVTGTTPGAYLADQPRGAT; encoded by the coding sequence GTGGCGGACGACGGCGAGGCGCAGCCCCTCCAGGAGCTCGTCGGCCCGGTCGACCGGGCCCACCTGACGGGACTCAGCCGCCCGTCGCCGCCGCTCCACCGCTACGCCCCGTCGCCCGACCTCGTCGACCTGGTCGAGCGCTACTGGATCCCCGTCTGGTCGCTCGCCGCACCGTCGACGCAGCGCACGCTCCAGCACCCGGTCTGCCTGCTGGTCGTGAGCAACGACTACGCCCGCTTCTACGGCCCCACGCGGGGCCTCTCCTCGGTCACGCTCTCCGGCGAGGGGTACGCCGCGGGCGTGATGCTGACCCCCGCCGCCGGGCGCCTGCTGCTCGACCGCCCGGTCGCGTCGGTGACCGACGTCCACCTCGACCTGGACGCGCTGACGACGCTCGACGGCGCGGCGCTGACCGGGGAGGTCCGGAGGGCGATGGACGCGGGGCCGAGCGCGCCGGAGAGCCACGCCGCGGCCATCGCGGCCTACGAGCGTCGCCTCCGCACGTTCCTCCCCGTCGACGAGCAGGGCCTGCTGGTCAACCACCTCGTCGCCTGGCTCCGCGAGCACCCCGAGGTGACCCGCGTCGACGAGGTGGCGGAGGCCGTCGGGCTGGGCGAGCGCGCCCTCCACCGCCTCACCACCGACCGGCTCGGGCTCTCGCCGAAGTGGCTCGTGCAGCGTCGTCGCCTCCACGACGCGGTGCTCGCGCTCAAGGCGGGGACGCGGTCGCTCGCGGGCCTCGCCGCCGAGCTGGGCTACACCGACCAGGCGCACTTCACCCGCGACTTCCGCACCGTCACCGGCACGACCCCGGGCGCCTACCTCGCCGACCAGCCGCGAGGCGCCACGTGA